In one Brassica oleracea var. oleracea cultivar TO1000 chromosome C9, BOL, whole genome shotgun sequence genomic region, the following are encoded:
- the LOC106315372 gene encoding uncharacterized protein LOC106315372, which translates to MGNIFCCCTRGWGSNVPQATETTTDQPRSHSQNVTNQSVSTGSRSYYSAHSSPRTESYRGGARMMDGDQDTTRRRRLEKHDDGSCQDVSPAVMNGVSTEITEEISPSQHERWRDLVFDIQFRAQEDDFLTANGSFTPTPSPVSKRLTFSPMASPRIGRRVGSMSPSSANIKNAFNFKNGNNNADIEEGVALVFDCREKSNVPRTWSLTNLLTPRKSKKTESLPATPLAHSNPESMHGSYAFYDQFTSMKRERTLPIRTLPIRRTRSVPTLIHKDGNMKPSCLLRVIPTPSRVDMHEHDDGGEDVPEEEAVCRICMVELGKDSEAFKMECMCKGELALAHKECTIKWFTIKGNITCDVCKQEVKNLPMTLLRVEEYPQDRSSKEAEHTEISEIINGWQGVPTLVMVNMLAYFCFLVQLLFMEMKWSAIPVALPFACIIGFLGSATSSTMAKEKYVWILATIQFSFVVLFSHVFYSRIYVKQPVSCIVLATMVGFGLTMSGTTVITMFIEWRRSHAHHQPTSTHVATPPFQTIE; encoded by the exons ATGGGGAATATCTTCTGCTGCTGCACTAGAGGATGGGGAAGCAATGTTCCTCAGGCGACGGAAACAACTACTGATCAACCAAGATCACATTCACAGAATGTAACTAATCAATCTGTATCCACAGGCTCGAGGTCGTATTATTCGGCCCATTCTTCGCCCAGAACAGAGTCGTATCGTGGCGGAGCAAG GATGATGGATGGTGATCAAGATACAACTCGTCGTCGCCGATTAGAAAAACATGATGATGGTTCCTGCCAAGATGTTTCTCCTGCTGTAATG AATGGAGTTTCTACTGAGATTACTGAAGAGATATCACCAAGCCAACACGAAAGATGGCGAGACCTTGTGTTTGATATACAGTTTAGAGCACAAGAAGACGATTTCCTGACGGCAAATGGTTCCTTTACTCCTACTCCTAGTCCTGTCTCGAAAAGGCTCACGTTCTCTCCCATGGCAAGTCCTAGAATAGGGAGACGCGTTGGTTCCATGAGTCCTTCCTCGGCTAATATAAAGAATGCCTTCAACTTCAAGAACGGGAACAACAATGCAGATATTGAGGAAGGTGTGGCATTGGTGTTTGACTGCAGAGAGAAGTCTAATGTTCCAAGAACATGGTCTCTCACTAATCTCTTAACTCCTAGAAAATCCAAGAAGACAGAGTCTTTACCTGCTACCCCTTTAGCTCACTCAAATCCTGAGTCCATGCACGGGAGCTATGCATTTTATGATCAATTTACATCCATG AAAAGAGAGCGGACACTGCCTATTCGCACACTGCCTATTCGCCGTACACGTTCTGTCCCAACGCTCATCCACAAAGATGGCAATATGAAGCCATCATGCCTTCTCCGTGTGATTCCTACTCCATCTCGTGTGGACATGCATGAACATGACGATGGCGGAGAAGATGTTCCTGAAGAGGAAGCGGTGTGCAGAATCTGCATGGTTGAGTTAGGAAAAGATTCAGAAGCTTTCAAGATGGAATGCATGTGCAAAGGAGAACTAGCTCTTGCTCACAAAGAGTGCACTATCAAATGGTTCACAATTAAAGGGAACATAACATGTGATGTGTGCAAACAAGAGGTGAAAAATCTCCCCATGACACTTCTCCGTGTGGAGGAGTATCCTCAGGACCGGTCTAGTAAAGAAGCAGAGCATACAGAGATCTCAGAGATTATTAACGGATGGCAAGGTGTGCCGACTCTTGTCATGGTAAACATGCTTGCGTACTTTTGTTTCCTTGTGCAGCTTTTGTTCATGGAAATGAAATGGAGTGCCATTCCAGTAGCTTTACCATTCGCTTGCATTATTGGTTTTCTTGGATCAGCGACATCCTCAACAATGG CGAAGGAGAAGTATGTGTGGATCTTGGCAACCATTCAGTTCAGTTTCGTTGTCCTTTTCAGTCATGTCTTCTACTCAAGAATTTAT GTTAAGCAGCCGGTTTCGTGCATTGTCTTAGCCACTATGGTTGGATTTGGACTCACCATGTCCGGCACAACGGTTATTACCATGTTTATCGAATGGAGGAGAAGCCATGCTCACCACCAGCCAACAAGCACTCATGTGGCTACACCACCATTTCAGACAATAGAGTAG
- the LOC106313194 gene encoding dnaJ protein P58IPK homolog translates to MDLLRVGSGMDLLAWRGMAYTLLLLNFVFACQLLLLHPLVSAFDGQSVDAAELFERASQSIKVKRFSDALDDLNAAIEVDPALSDAYFKRASVLRHFCRYEDSENSYHKYLELHPGDSNAEKELSQLHQAKSALETASSLYESKDIGKALEFVDKVVLVFSPACSKAKLLKVKLLMVSKDYSAAISETGYILKEDENNLEALLLRGRAYYYLADHDVAQRHYQKGLRLDPEHSELKKAYFGLKKLLKKTKSAEDNASKGKLRVSIEDYKAAIAMDPEHTAHNVHLYLGLCKVSVRLGRGKEGLDSCNEALNIDSELTEALHQRGEAKLLLEDWEGAVEDLKQAAQSSQDMEIHEALGRAEKALKMSKRKDWYKILGISKTASISEIKRAYKKLALKWHPDKNVDNREEAENQFREIAAAYEVLGDDDKRARFDRGEDLEEMGGGGGHHGGFDPFGGGGGGGYTFHFEGGFPGGGGGGFGGFGF, encoded by the exons ATGGATCTGTTACGAGTCGGGTCGGGCATGGATTTGTTAGCGTGGAGAGGAATGGCGTACACTCTTCTCCTCCTCAACTTCGTCTTCGCTTGCCAGCTTCTTCTTCTCCATCCTCTCGTCTCCGCTTTTG ATGGACAATCTGTAGATGCTGCTGAGTTATTTGAGAGGGCTTCACAGAGCATCAAGGTCAAGCGTTTTAGCGATGCTCTAGACGATCTCAATGCTGCCATTGAAGTAGACCCTGCACTTTCTGATGCTTACTTCAAACGTGCATCCGTGCTTCGTCATTTTTGCAG ATACGAAGACTCTGAAAATAGCTACCATAAGTATCTAGAGTTACATCCAGGCGATTCCAATGCTGAGAAAGAGCTCTCCCAGCTTCATCAAGCCAAGAGTGCTTTGGAGACTGCTTCTTCTCTTTATGAATCGAAGGACATTGGGAAGGCTCTTGAGTTTGTTGATAAAGTTGTTCTTGTCTTCTCCCCAGCTTGCTCTAAG GCAAAGCTTCTTAAAGTGAAGCTCCTTATGGTGTCTAAAGACTACTCAGCTGCAATTTCAGAGACTGGTTATATCCTCAAGGAAGATGAAAACAACCTTGAAGCTCTTCTCCTTCGTGGCCGTGCCTATTACTATTTAGCAGATCATGATGTTGCTCAAAG GCATTACCAAAAAGGGCTTCGTCTTGATCCAGAACACAGCGAGCTGAAGAAAGCATACTTCGGACTCAAAAAACTTCTCAAGAAAACAAAAAGC GCAGAAGATAATGCAAGCAAAGGAAAGTTGAGAGTTTCGATAGAGGACTACAAAGCAGCTATAGCTATGGACCCTGAACACACTGCGCATAACGTTCATCTCTACCTTGGACTGTGCAAGGTCTCCGTGAGGCTTGGCCGTGGAAAAGAAGGCTTAGATAGCTGCAACGAAGCACTTAACATTGATTCAGAACTCACCGAAGCATTACATCAG AGGGGAGAAGCTAAACTGTTGCTTGAAGATTGGGAAGGAGCTGTGGAGGATTTGAAGCAAGCAGCTCAAAGCTCCCAG GATATGGAGATACATGAAGCACTTGGTAGAGCAGAGAAAGCACTGAAGATGAGCAAACGAAAAGATTGGTATAAGATCCTTGGCATTTCCAAAACTGCATCCATCTCTGAAATCAAAAGAGCATACAAGAAGCTTGCTCTGAAATGGCATCCTGATAAAAACGTTGACAATAGAGAAGAAGCTGAGAACCAATTCAGGGAGATCGCTGCAGCTTATGAG GTTCTTGGAGATGACGATAAACGGGCGAGATTTGACAGAGGAGAGGATCTTGAAGAGATGGGCGGAGGTGGCGGCCATCATGGAGGATTTGATCCATTTGGCGGCGGTGGAGGTGGTGGATACACCTTCCATTTCGAGGGCGGTTTTCCCGGTGGAGGTGGTGGTGGTTTTGGCGGTTTTGGTTTCTAA
- the LOC106313205 gene encoding zinc finger protein JACKDAW-like, translating into MQMIPGDPFSISSSMGGFVHQEQHLHHLQQHIQDINPNSNPNPNAKPNSSSAKKKRNQPGTPDPDADVIALSPTTLMATNRFVCEICNKGFQRDQNLQLHRRGHNLPWKLKQRSNKEVIKKKVYICPIKTCVHHDSARALGDLTGIKKHYSRKHGEKKFKCEKCSKKYAVQSDWKAHAKTCGTREYKCDCGTLFSRKDSFITHRAFCDALTEEGARMSSLSNNSAISTTTMTTNLNFGNDSHVMNNPNLPHGFVHRGVHHPDINAAISQFGLGFGNDLTGMHPQGLSEMVQMTSSGNHHLFPLSSSSVLPDFSGHHHNQQFQIPTSSTNPNFTFSSSSISQQTSASLPSLQQQHQTPKDSSFSPLFSSSCETKQNKPLSPMSATALLQKAAQMGSTRSNSTTAPSIFAGPTMTSSSSAASHPPPRSSSPMMIQQQLNNNFNTIVPRDTHNLAPPTTSSVENNYRFQSNRSSTNPVQQMGLTRDFLGVSNEHHPHQTAHRPFLPQELARFAPSSG; encoded by the exons ATGCAGATGATTCCAGGAGATCCATTTTCTATTTCATCTTCCATGGGAGGGTTTGTCCATCAAGAACAGCATCTTCATCATCTTCAGCAGCATATCCAGGACATAAACCCTAATTCTAACCCTAACCCTAATGCTAAACCAAACTCTTCATCAGCTAAGAAGAAGAGAAATCAGCCTGGCACCCCAG ATCCAGATGCGGATGTCATCGCTCTATCGCCAACCACCCTCATGGCAACAAACAGATTCGTGTGCGAGATCTGCAACAAAGGATTTCAAAGGGACCAGAACCTACAACTCCATCGCCGTGGCCACAACCTTCCATGGAAGCTGAAGCAACGGTCCAACAAAGAGGTGATAAAGAAGAAAGTATACATATGTCCTATCAAGACTTGTGTTCACCATGATTCTGCTAGGGCCCTTGGAGACCTCACTGGAATCAAGAAACACTATAGCCGCAAGCACGGCGAAAAGAAGTTTAAGTGCGAAAAGTGTTCTAAGAAATATGCTGTTCAATCTGATTGGAAGGCGCACGCGAAAACTTGTGGCACTCGTGAGTATAAGTGCGACTGTGGCACGTTGTTCTCCAG GAAAGATAGTTTCATTACGCATAGAGCGTTCTGCGATGCATTGACAGAAGAAGGTGCAAGGATGAGTTCACTTAGTAATAATTCAGCGATCTCTACAACAACGATGACGACGAATCTTAATTTTGGAAATGATTCACATGTTATGAATAATCCAAATCTTCCACATGGATTTGTCCACCGAGGAGTTCATCATCCCGACATTAATGCTGCTATCTCTCAGTTCGGTTTAGGGTTCGGAAATGACCTAACTGGAATGCATCCGCAAG GTTTATCCGAGATGGTACAAATGACCTCCTCTGGGAACCACCATCTCTTTCCATTGTCTTCATCATCAGTCCTCCCTGACTTCTCCGGCCACCACCACAACCAACAATTCCAAATTCCCACTAGTTCCACAAACCCTAATTTTACCTTTTCATCATCCTCAATATCACAACAAACCTCAGCTTCACTACCATCACTACAGCAACAACACCAAACTCCGAAAGACTCTTCTTTCTCCCCACTCTTCTCATCCTCCTGCGAAACCAAACAAAACAAGCCTCTCTCCCCAATGTCTGCCACTGCTCTCTTACAAAAAGCTGCACAAATGGGATCCACTAGAAGCAACTCCACCACGGCTCCATCCATCTTCGCCGGCCCAACAATGACGTCATCCTCATCCGCCGCCTCTCATCCTCCTCCTCGATCATCTTCTCCAATGATGATCCAACAACAACTCAACAACAACTTCAACACCATTGTCCCAAGAGATACCCATAATCTTGCTCCTCCCACCACGAGTAGTGTTGAAAATAACTATCGATTTCAATCAAACCGGTCAAGCACAAACCCGGTTCAGCAAATGGGTTTAACCCGGGATTTTCTTGGAGTGAGCAACGAGCACCACCCTCACCAAACTGCTCACCGTCCGTTTTTGCCTCAGGAACTTGCAAGATTTGCTCCATCGTCGGGTTGA
- the LOC106313805 gene encoding lipid phosphate phosphatase gamma, chloroplastic, translated as MDLPQQLKAVTLTHVRYRRGDQLGHFLAWISLVPVFISLGGFVSHFLFRRELQGIFFGVGLVISQFINEFIKTTVEQARPETCALLEACDSHGWPSSHSQFMFFFATYFSLMGCKGIGFWFGLRSRWILNLLHWCLAVVTMYSRVYLGYHTVVQVFAGAALGVVVGGSWFWVVNSVLYRYFEVIEESKLGRMLCVKDTSHIPDVLKFEYDNARAARKNLEGTAKPD; from the coding sequence ATGGACCTACCACAGCAGCTCAAAGCCGTAACTCTCACACACGTCCGCTACCGCCGCGGCGATCAGCTCGGCCACTTCCTCGCGTGGATCTCCCTCGTCCCGGTCTTCATCAGCCTCGGCGGATTCGTCTCCCACTTCCTCTTCCGCCGCGAGCTCCAGGGGATCTTCTTCGGCGTAGGCCTCGTGATCTCGCAGTTCATCAACGAGTTCATCAAGACCACAGTCGAGCAGGCCCGTCCCGAGACGTGCGCCCTGCTCGAGGCCTGCGACTCGCACGGGTGGCCGTCGAGCCACTCGCAGTTCATGTTCTTCTTCGCGACGTACTTCAGCTTGATGGGGTGCAAAGGGATCGGGTTCTGGTTCGGGTTGAGGAGCAGATGGATTCTGAATCTGTTGCATTGGTGTCTTGCTGTTGTGACGATGTATTCTAGGGTTTACTTGGGGTATCACACGGTGGTGCAGGTTTTCGCGGGGGCGGCGTTGGGGGTGGTTGTTGGGGGGAGTTGGTTCTGGGTGGTGAATAGTGTGTTGTATCGTTATTTTGAGGTGATTGAGGAGAGTAAGTTGGGGAGGATGCTGTGTGTTAAGGATACTTCTCATATTCCTGATGTGTTGAAGTTTGAGTATGATAATGCTAGGGCTGCTAGGAAGAACTTGGAGGGCACCGCTAAGCCTGATTGA
- the LOC106315373 gene encoding putative F-box/LRR-repeat protein At5g02700: protein MVDETRDGDGGSIIARHSSDSPPDTKPVDETVEGVDIISCMPHEIIHHILSFIPTQYGIRTSALSKAWRHVWCHTPCLDFDCFNKYGHWLYLVLDGSLCCTETDTGTEMGTESGTGNGKTKNVKIRRNVTETFPCRPGRVPVSETSSLEKLSVNFDMIPECTVSWKSLRKLALRSCNLNDESIDNILSGSPMLETLRLIYCTGPQRLDLRHMDIDRNDDQRLDEIVAPHINYLKLKSSYKPLTLVDVSCLMEANLDIFRRHSSSWQFNTPFREKADFLQTGVLKMLAKLQNAERLSFGGSLLQILSLAELRGVSFPTFKVQTLTLKTRFAKSSVPGITRLLHNSPGLKKLIADWYLDNYLESQGLNPDQCWRSKYDVFPTSDESDDMIVRNEESSWELVVSFVEMMLRNVTTLEMLVVGLKHIDRSFNDSNLLEDLLQMLPNNNYVSIVLKR from the exons ATGGTGGACGAGACACGAGACGGAGACGGTGGCAGCATCATCGCTAGACACAGCTCCGATTCTCCCCCAGACACCAAACCAGTCGACGAAACAGTGGAAGGTGTTGATATCATCAGCTGTATGCCGCATGAGATCATCCACCATATCCTCTCGTTTATTCCAACTCAGTACGGGATCAGAACTTCCGCCTTGTCCAAAGCATGGAGGCATGTTTGGTGCCACACACCTTGTCTCGACTTTGATTGTTTCAACAAATATGGACATTGG TTGTATCTGGTCTTGGATGGTTCTCTATGTTGCACCGAGACGGATACGGGGACAGAAATGGGGACGGAATCGGGGACGGGAAACGGGAAAACTAAAAATGTAAAGATACGG AGAAACGTCACGGAAACGTTTCCTTGCCGTCCCGGCCGTGTCCCCGTCTCGGAAAC TTCATCCTTAGAGAAGCTCAGCGTGAATTTTGATATGATTCCGGAATGCACAGTGTCTTGGAAATCTCTAAGGAAGTTGGCATTGAGGAGCTGTAATCTCAATGATGAATCTATTGATAATATTCTCTCTGGCTCTCCAATGCTTGAAACCTTGAGACTGATTTACTGTACTGGACCTCAGCGTCTTGATCTGA GGCATATGGATATTGATCGGAACGATGATCAAAGGCTAGACGAGATTGTAGCGCCTCACATCAATTATCTGAAGTTGAAAAGTTCTTATAAACCATTGACTTTAGTCGATGTCTCTTGTTTGATGGAAGCTAATCTTGACATCTTCAGGAGACATTCATCTTCCTGGCAATTTAACACTCCTTTCAGAGAGAAAGCTGATTTTCTTCAAACAGGGGTCTTAAAGATGCTAGCAAAATTACAAAACGCAGAAAGGCTTTCTTTTGGGGGTTCCCTTCTTCAG ATTCTGTCTCTCGCTGAGCTCCGTGGTGTTTCTTTCCCTACGTTCAAGGTCCAAACATTGACGCTTAAAACCAGGTTTGCAAAATCTTCTGTTCCTGGTATAACAAGGTTACTACATAACTCACCTGGATTAAAGAAGCTAATAGCA GATTGGTATCTGGACAACTATTTGGAGTCACAAGGCTTGAATCCAGATCAATGTTGGAGATCAAAATATGATGTGTTTCCTACCTCAGATGAGTCTGATGATATGATTGTACGTAATGAGGAATCATCGTGGGAACTCGTGGTGTCGTTCGTTGAAATGATGCTGAGAAATGTAACGACACTAGAGATGTTGGTGGTAGGGTTGAAACATATTGACCGGAGTTTTAATGATTCAAACTTGTTAGAAGATTTGCTTCAGATGCTTCCTAACAACAATTATGTCTCCATCGTGCTCAAACGCTAA